One genomic segment of Pedobacter endophyticus includes these proteins:
- a CDS encoding PASTA domain-containing protein, translating into MSKFIDYLKTKSFRNNLLAAFLTVIGLLAIAFFSLRYYTKHGQGLDVPIVKGLSFEQAVQKLEAAGLKYEVDSVFILDQPAGIVIDQDPDPNTFVKDNRTIYLTINAGKTPNTKFPDIAFKTLREAQAIIESSRLKLGDTTYKPDVSRDVVLEASFGGAPIQPGDEIPVGSRINLVLGDGRGNGEVDVPQLVGLTVDEAKFSLKGSNLSLGTIIYEGAITDSANAVITKQDPMPVDSLTKVAIGTKINITLSNQ; encoded by the coding sequence ATGTCTAAATTTATTGATTATTTAAAAACAAAATCCTTCAGAAACAATCTCTTAGCCGCGTTTTTAACCGTTATTGGCTTACTCGCCATTGCTTTTTTTAGCTTAAGGTATTACACGAAACATGGCCAGGGCTTAGATGTTCCAATCGTAAAGGGTTTGTCTTTCGAACAGGCCGTGCAAAAGCTTGAGGCTGCCGGCTTAAAATACGAGGTCGATTCTGTGTTCATTTTAGATCAGCCTGCCGGCATTGTAATTGATCAGGATCCGGACCCAAATACTTTTGTTAAGGATAACAGAACAATTTATCTCACGATTAATGCAGGAAAAACACCAAACACCAAATTTCCTGATATTGCCTTTAAAACGCTGAGAGAAGCACAGGCAATTATCGAAAGCTCGAGGTTGAAGCTTGGCGATACAACTTATAAACCTGATGTAAGCCGCGATGTGGTTTTAGAGGCTTCATTTGGCGGCGCACCCATCCAGCCCGGGGATGAGATTCCGGTCGGATCGCGAATTAACCTGGTTTTGGGCGATGGCCGCGGTAATGGCGAGGTAGATGTGCCACAATTGGTTGGCTTAACCGTTGATGAAGCGAAATTTAGTTTGAAGGGCTCCAACCTGAGTTTGGGAACAATTATTTACGAAGGCGCCATTACCGATAGTGCGAATGCAGTAATTACCAAACAAGACCCAATGCCCGTAGATTCATTAACGAAAGTGGCCATCGGCACAAAAATCAATATTACATTATCTAACCAATAA
- a CDS encoding glycerol-3-phosphate dehydrogenase/oxidase has translation MKRFHQHQIAENTTWDIIIIGGGATGLGTALDAATRGYKTLLVEQSDFAKGTSSRSTKLVHGGVRYLAQGDVGLVKHALRERGLLQQNAKHLVNKEEFVIPCYSWFSVAKYLAGLSIYDWLAGKYSFGKSKFLSKEQVLAKMPGIKAKRLKGGISYFDGKFDDARLAVNIAQTAVEKGATLLTYTKVIGLVKNNDQSIGGIETEDLITAQKAKFTGKVVINATGVFVDDILQMSNPSSKKMVRPSQGVHIVLKKEFLNSESALMIPKTSDGRVLFAVPWHEHLLVGTTDTPLDEHSLEPRALKTEIDFILNTAAAYLNKKPTETDILSVFSGLRPLAAPTNSDGNSTKEISRDHKLVVSAQGLITITGGKWTTYRKMAEETVDLAITHAALQPKACATKNLPIHGCTDATDEHHLNIYGSDRRGIESLMKSNPELTQKLHPKFPYQLAEVIWAVRNEMAETVEDILSRRLRVLFIDARAAKEMAPKVASLLANELSTNDAWKTNQIETFNKLADGYIHLTNEYNQAEILTSSY, from the coding sequence ATGAAAAGATTCCACCAACATCAAATCGCTGAAAACACCACCTGGGACATCATTATAATTGGTGGGGGCGCTACCGGCTTAGGCACTGCTTTAGATGCCGCAACCCGCGGCTATAAAACGCTGTTGGTAGAGCAATCAGACTTTGCAAAGGGCACCTCCAGCCGAAGCACAAAACTTGTTCATGGCGGCGTTCGTTACTTGGCACAAGGTGATGTTGGTTTGGTAAAACACGCACTGCGAGAGCGTGGATTGTTGCAACAAAATGCAAAACATTTGGTTAACAAGGAAGAGTTCGTTATCCCCTGCTACAGCTGGTTTTCAGTAGCCAAATACCTGGCGGGGCTTTCTATTTACGATTGGCTTGCCGGAAAATACAGTTTTGGCAAATCTAAATTCTTATCAAAAGAGCAGGTGCTTGCTAAAATGCCCGGAATTAAAGCAAAAAGGCTTAAAGGTGGCATAAGCTATTTCGATGGCAAGTTTGATGATGCACGGCTGGCCGTAAACATTGCACAAACGGCGGTAGAAAAAGGCGCAACGCTGCTAACTTACACCAAGGTAATCGGGCTTGTAAAAAACAACGATCAAAGTATTGGGGGAATAGAAACGGAAGATTTAATTACGGCGCAGAAAGCAAAGTTTACTGGTAAAGTGGTAATTAATGCAACAGGTGTGTTTGTTGACGATATTTTGCAGATGAGTAATCCTAGCTCAAAGAAAATGGTGCGCCCAAGCCAGGGTGTACATATTGTATTGAAAAAAGAGTTCTTAAATAGCGAATCGGCATTGATGATTCCAAAAACTTCAGATGGGCGGGTACTTTTTGCTGTGCCATGGCACGAACATCTGCTGGTGGGAACAACTGACACACCACTGGACGAACACAGCCTGGAACCGCGGGCGCTTAAAACGGAAATAGACTTTATTTTGAACACGGCGGCGGCTTATTTAAATAAGAAACCAACCGAAACCGATATTTTGAGTGTTTTCTCGGGCCTTAGGCCGCTTGCTGCACCCACAAACAGCGATGGCAATAGCACCAAAGAAATTAGCCGCGATCATAAACTGGTTGTTTCAGCCCAGGGATTAATCACCATTACAGGCGGCAAGTGGACAACTTACCGAAAAATGGCAGAGGAAACAGTGGACCTTGCGATTACGCATGCCGCGTTGCAGCCGAAAGCATGCGCAACTAAAAACCTGCCTATTCATGGTTGTACGGATGCTACCGACGAACATCATTTGAATATTTATGGTTCGGATCGACGAGGAATCGAAAGTTTAATGAAAAGCAATCCCGAGCTAACTCAAAAACTCCATCCAAAGTTCCCCTATCAGTTGGCAGAGGTAATTTGGGCTGTTAGAAATGAAATGGCCGAAACCGTTGAAGACATTTTAAGTCGAAGGTTAAGGGTTTTGTTTATCGATGCACGTGCCGCAAAAGAAATGGCGCCAAAAGTTGCGTCGCTTCTGGCGAACGAGTTATCAACAAATGATGCCTGGAAAACGAATCAAATCGAAACATTTAATAAATTAGCCGATGGTTATATCCATCTTACAAATGAATACAACCAGGCGGAAATCTTAACCTCATCATACTAA
- a CDS encoding leucine-rich repeat domain-containing protein, which produces MNRPRKNNLAPTFNNLALAFNNLALAFNNLAPTFNNLALPFNNLALAFNNLAPTFNNLALSFNNLALAFNNLALAFNNLAPTFNNLALAFNNLAPTFNNLAPTFNNLAPAFNNLAPTFNNLALAFNNLALAFNNLALAFNNLALAFNNLALAFNNLALAFNNLAPAFNNLAPTFNNLALAFNNLAPTFNNLAPTFNNLALAFNNLALSFNNLALAFNNLALSFNNLAPTFNNLAPATKN; this is translated from the coding sequence ATGAACAGACCCCGGAAGAATAACCTAGCACCTACATTTAATAACCTAGCACTTGCATTTAATAACCTAGCACTTGCATTTAATAACCTGGCACCTACATTTAATAACCTGGCACTTCCATTTAATAACCTGGCACTTGCATTTAATAACCTAGCACCTACATTTAATAACCTAGCACTTTCATTTAATAACCTAGCACTTGCATTTAATAACCTAGCACTTGCATTTAATAACCTAGCACCTACATTTAATAACCTAGCACTTGCATTTAATAACCTAGCACCTACATTTAATAACCTAGCACCTACATTTAATAACCTGGCACCTGCATTTAATAACCTGGCACCTACATTTAATAACCTAGCACTTGCATTTAATAACCTAGCACTTGCATTTAATAACCTAGCACTTGCATTTAATAACCTAGCACTTGCATTTAATAACCTGGCACTTGCATTTAATAACCTGGCACTTGCATTTAATAACCTAGCACCTGCATTTAATAACCTAGCACCTACATTTAATAACCTGGCACTTGCATTTAATAACCTAGCACCTACATTTAATAACCTGGCACCTACATTTAATAACCTGGCACTTGCATTTAATAACCTAGCACTTTCATTTAATAACCTGGCACTTGCATTTAATAACCTAGCACTTTCATTTAATAACCTAGCACCTACATTTAATAACCTGGCACCTGCAACTAAGAATTAG
- a CDS encoding Crp/Fnr family transcriptional regulator: MDIEQLIKSGFSVREYRKDSIIYEPGGLPRYVYFIKWGEVRMVTVSDEGKEFIQGIFKSGQYFGEPAMIVNRRYLAFTIANKNSQLVAVGKDQFFDLIKQDPEFSTGLIQTLSHRLFYKSMMLEELANEKAEHRLLTIINYLLIDVKAGEPLKATRRELADMTGLRVETVIRGVKVLADKKMITVEKGKIVKAEAFAG, translated from the coding sequence ATGGATATTGAGCAACTTATAAAAAGTGGTTTTTCGGTTCGTGAATATCGAAAAGATAGCATTATTTATGAACCTGGTGGGTTGCCGCGATATGTTTACTTTATAAAGTGGGGCGAGGTAAGAATGGTAACGGTGAGCGACGAAGGGAAAGAGTTTATTCAGGGGATATTCAAAAGCGGGCAATACTTTGGTGAACCAGCGATGATTGTAAACCGCCGATACCTGGCCTTTACTATTGCCAACAAAAATTCGCAATTGGTTGCGGTTGGAAAAGATCAGTTTTTTGATCTGATTAAACAAGATCCCGAATTTAGTACGGGGTTGATTCAAACCCTCAGCCACAGGTTGTTCTACAAATCGATGATGCTCGAAGAACTGGCGAACGAAAAAGCTGAACACAGGCTGCTTACCATAATTAATTACCTGCTTATTGATGTTAAAGCGGGCGAGCCTTTAAAGGCCACAAGGAGGGAATTAGCAGATATGACCGGGCTGCGTGTTGAAACAGTAATTAGGGGTGTAAAAGTACTGGCTGATAAAAAAATGATTACTGTTGAAAAGGGAAAAATTGTTAAAGCCGAGGCTTTTGCCGGATGA
- a CDS encoding YihY/virulence factor BrkB family protein: MEWLHRQLLHVKLYSKFIEWTKVCILPGFSPLPLYTVSTFFFREIAKDTLINKASSLAYSFMLAIFPSIIFLFTLIPFIPVDGFQDKLLSLIQLILPHNAFLAFETTLKDIVKNQNSGLLSFGFLSAIFFATNGVTNLMKAFNKSSLVIETRSWLKQRLIALILTMVIFFSIVICIAAMAFGEILLSYLHIEESLAVYAIQFTRWALLGVLYFITISILYRYGPSHAKKWKLFSAGSWLATILAFVTIWGFSFYINHFASYNKVYGSIGTLIVVMIWLYLNSLILLIGFELNASVDVSKRSVKIIRPTFNLFKKSAPIEGNIHKK; this comes from the coding sequence ATGGAATGGTTACACCGGCAATTATTACACGTTAAGCTCTATTCTAAATTTATCGAATGGACAAAGGTTTGTATTTTACCCGGGTTTAGTCCCCTACCGCTCTATACCGTTTCTACTTTCTTTTTCAGAGAAATTGCAAAAGATACCCTCATCAATAAGGCTTCATCGCTGGCGTACAGTTTTATGCTTGCAATTTTTCCGAGCATCATCTTTTTGTTTACGCTGATTCCGTTTATTCCAGTGGATGGGTTTCAGGATAAGCTGCTGAGCCTGATACAACTTATTTTGCCGCACAATGCGTTTCTGGCTTTCGAAACCACGCTTAAAGATATTGTGAAGAACCAAAATAGCGGCTTATTATCTTTCGGGTTTTTATCGGCTATTTTTTTTGCTACCAATGGGGTTACCAATCTGATGAAGGCGTTTAACAAATCATCATTGGTGATAGAAACGCGTAGTTGGCTAAAACAGCGCTTAATTGCACTCATTTTAACAATGGTCATCTTTTTCTCGATCGTAATCTGCATTGCCGCAATGGCCTTTGGCGAAATCTTGCTAAGTTATTTGCACATTGAAGAAAGCCTGGCGGTTTATGCCATCCAGTTTACACGGTGGGCCTTACTTGGCGTGTTGTATTTTATCACCATTTCGATCCTTTATCGTTATGGCCCTTCGCACGCAAAAAAGTGGAAACTGTTTAGCGCAGGCTCATGGCTGGCTACTATTTTGGCCTTTGTTACCATTTGGGGATTTTCGTTTTATATTAATCATTTTGCGTCTTACAACAAGGTTTACGGTTCCATTGGTACATTAATCGTGGTAATGATTTGGCTGTACCTCAACTCGCTTATTCTGTTAATCGGATTTGAGTTAAATGCCAGCGTAGATGTAAGTAAAAGAAGTGTGAAAATTATTCGCCCTACCTTCAATTTATTTAAGAAATCGGCCCCAATTGAGGGAAATATTCATAAGAAATGA
- the mltG gene encoding endolytic transglycosylase MltG: MTDTEKKKMSAAKKVIIAIVLMVIVGGGYFALNVYRLYFAANITQNQKYLYIKTGSNFDDLIANLKQKDIVVSVSSFETAAEKMNLPANVKPGRYLLKKGMTNRTLINTIKAGNQEPVKLKFHNIRKKENFAAYLASNLEADSLSFMNMLDSTALLSKYGFTTDNVYTMFIPNTYELYWNISPADFFVRMNKEYDQFWNAERRKKAESLNLTQSQVYTLASIVDAEALYDKEMPIIAGLYLNRLNKGILLQADPTVIFANDDFTVKRVTNKLLQVQSLYNTYKYAGLPPGPIMMPSINAIDAVLNRQQNNYIYMCAKEDFSGYHNFAETKAEHEANAKKYREALNKRNIFK, from the coding sequence ATGACCGATACAGAAAAAAAGAAAATGAGTGCTGCAAAAAAAGTGATTATTGCCATTGTGCTGATGGTTATTGTTGGTGGAGGATATTTTGCGCTAAACGTTTACCGACTGTACTTTGCGGCTAACATAACGCAGAACCAGAAATACCTATACATTAAAACCGGAAGCAATTTTGATGATCTGATTGCCAATTTAAAACAAAAAGACATTGTGGTTAGCGTGTCTTCATTTGAGACGGCGGCGGAGAAAATGAACTTGCCTGCAAACGTAAAACCGGGAAGGTATTTATTGAAAAAGGGAATGACGAACCGCACGTTGATTAATACAATTAAGGCGGGTAACCAAGAACCTGTTAAACTAAAGTTTCATAACATCAGAAAGAAAGAAAACTTTGCGGCTTATTTGGCCAGCAATTTAGAGGCCGATTCATTAAGCTTTATGAACATGCTGGATTCTACCGCTTTGCTAAGCAAATACGGTTTCACAACAGATAACGTTTATACCATGTTTATTCCCAATACGTACGAGCTTTACTGGAATATTTCTCCTGCTGATTTTTTTGTGCGGATGAATAAGGAGTATGATCAGTTTTGGAATGCAGAGCGCAGAAAAAAGGCTGAAAGCTTAAATTTAACCCAATCGCAGGTTTACACATTGGCGTCTATAGTTGATGCGGAGGCACTTTACGATAAAGAAATGCCCATTATAGCCGGTTTGTATCTCAACAGGTTAAACAAGGGGATATTGTTGCAGGCAGATCCAACGGTGATTTTCGCCAACGACGATTTTACGGTAAAGCGGGTAACTAACAAGCTGCTGCAGGTACAATCGCTTTATAACACCTATAAATATGCGGGTTTGCCTCCCGGCCCAATTATGATGCCGAGCATAAACGCTATTGATGCGGTGCTAAATCGCCAGCAGAACAATTACATTTATATGTGTGCCAAAGAGGATTTTTCGGGATACCACAATTTTGCTGAAACCAAGGCAGAACATGAGGCAAACGCCAAGAAATACCGTGAGGCTTTAAATAAAAGAAACATCTTTAAATAA
- a CDS encoding response regulator transcription factor, translated as MEKKRIHILEDDQEIRNVIEILLKEEGFELQLSSSFAELKKNIQDAMPDLFLLDVMLPDGNGAEICEDLKTDVFTKHIPIIVMSAQNNSEQKAIDAFADDYISKPFDIYNVLERINAQIDKSKANRIANV; from the coding sequence ATGGAAAAAAAACGAATTCACATCCTGGAAGACGATCAAGAGATTAGAAATGTAATTGAAATTTTATTAAAAGAAGAAGGCTTCGAACTTCAGCTTTCCTCATCATTTGCCGAATTAAAAAAGAATATTCAAGACGCTATGCCCGATCTTTTTTTGCTGGATGTAATGTTGCCTGATGGTAACGGAGCGGAGATTTGCGAAGACTTAAAAACAGATGTTTTTACAAAACATATTCCAATAATTGTAATGTCGGCACAAAATAATAGCGAGCAAAAAGCAATAGATGCCTTTGCAGACGATTATATTAGCAAGCCGTTTGATATTTATAATGTGTTGGAGCGTATTAATGCGCAAATAGACAAAAGCAAAGCGAATAGAATTGCAAATGTTTAA
- a CDS encoding transposase, producing the protein MEDLFPSSVQVFTSQSELSEDKTIPQAILKVTDPSPNTVFVFDRGVSSRKTFAAIDERDWNFVTRMKTNARYHRLEELELPESLLMDNMVIRSDELVELYDRNSKRLPNKFRLVKGLNAKGKEFFLLSNMLDTPVWEIIDIYKKRWDIEVFFRFIKQELNFNHFMSTNTNGIKIILYMTLILSMLILIYKKSNKTGYKTAKRRISMELDDLVTIQIVIACGGNPDLVFRGP; encoded by the coding sequence ATGGAAGATCTTTTTCCCAGTAGTGTTCAGGTATTCACTTCACAAAGCGAGCTGAGTGAAGACAAAACCATTCCCCAGGCGATCCTGAAGGTGACCGATCCGAGTCCAAACACAGTATTTGTATTTGATCGGGGGGTAAGCAGCAGAAAGACATTTGCCGCCATTGATGAGAGGGACTGGAATTTCGTCACCAGGATGAAAACCAATGCCCGGTATCACAGGCTGGAAGAACTGGAGCTGCCCGAAAGCCTGCTGATGGATAATATGGTGATTAGATCGGATGAACTCGTTGAGCTTTATGACCGAAACAGCAAGCGGTTGCCCAATAAATTCAGGCTTGTAAAAGGGCTGAATGCTAAGGGCAAGGAGTTTTTCTTGCTGTCCAATATGTTGGATACCCCCGTTTGGGAAATAATTGATATCTATAAAAAGAGATGGGACATCGAAGTGTTTTTCAGGTTCATCAAACAGGAGCTGAACTTTAACCATTTCATGTCAACCAATACCAACGGCATAAAGATCATCCTATACATGACCCTGATCCTCTCAATGCTCATCCTTATTTATAAAAAGAGCAATAAAACCGGCTATAAAACAGCAAAAAGGCGTATTTCGATGGAACTGGACGACCTAGTTACGATTCAGATAGTTATTGCTTGCGGCGGCAACCCAGACCTAGTTTTTAGAGGGCCTTAG
- a CDS encoding DeoR/GlpR family DNA-binding transcription regulator, with product MMNLAERHQFILSRLQRDQYINVVDLCKELKVSSVTIRKDLKLLEDKGLLFRTHGGATINNPYTIDRPVNEKEKIQSTEKNKIGAAAATLLNDNDSIVIASGTTVLYFAKNIVPPTNVTVVTSALNVALELMREPSIEVIQLGGLLRKSSSSVTGPYAEQVLQGFYFNKFFLGVDGIDLDFGLTTTNAMEAHLNRKMISVSQKTIVLADSTKFGKRGFGKICGLEEIDHIITDKGISEQIVKHLEGLGVTVTIV from the coding sequence ATGATGAATTTGGCTGAAAGGCACCAGTTTATTTTAAGTCGCCTGCAACGAGATCAGTATATAAATGTGGTTGATTTGTGTAAGGAACTGAAAGTTTCGTCTGTTACGATAAGAAAGGATTTAAAACTACTTGAAGATAAAGGCTTACTTTTCAGAACACACGGCGGGGCTACAATAAACAATCCTTACACTATTGACAGACCGGTAAATGAAAAGGAAAAAATTCAGTCGACAGAAAAGAACAAGATTGGGGCGGCGGCGGCAACTTTGCTTAATGACAACGATTCTATTGTAATTGCCTCAGGAACAACGGTGCTTTATTTTGCGAAGAATATTGTGCCTCCAACCAATGTAACCGTGGTAACATCGGCGCTTAATGTGGCTCTGGAGCTGATGAGGGAGCCGAGCATCGAAGTAATTCAATTGGGCGGCCTGCTAAGAAAAAGTTCTTCTTCGGTAACAGGCCCATACGCCGAGCAGGTTTTACAAGGCTTTTATTTTAATAAGTTTTTTTTGGGTGTAGATGGTATCGATTTAGATTTCGGTTTAACCACTACAAATGCCATGGAAGCACATTTGAACCGTAAAATGATCAGTGTTTCGCAAAAGACAATCGTGCTGGCCGACTCTACGAAATTTGGCAAAAGAGGCTTCGGTAAAATCTGCGGATTGGAAGAAATTGATCATATTATTACTGATAAAGGAATATCTGAACAAATTGTAAAACATTTAGAGGGTTTAGGTGTTACTGTTACTATCGTATAG
- a CDS encoding DUF983 domain-containing protein — translation MAELSKFQAFLQCKCPRCRKGNIFTGSAYAFRLQKTNEHCPHCNLKFEREPGFFYVAMFVSYAMNVAEIITIGVASYILGLDLVYENLWYYVGLILFGVLLCSPINYRYSRVILLHYLTPGLHYIPGSGDKKA, via the coding sequence ATGGCAGAGTTATCTAAATTTCAAGCTTTTTTACAATGTAAGTGCCCCAGATGCCGCAAAGGCAATATATTTACAGGTAGTGCCTACGCATTCAGGCTTCAAAAAACCAATGAACACTGCCCGCATTGCAACTTAAAATTTGAACGCGAACCGGGATTTTTTTATGTAGCGATGTTTGTGAGCTACGCCATGAATGTTGCCGAGATTATTACAATAGGTGTGGCCTCGTACATTTTAGGGCTAGATTTAGTTTACGAAAACCTTTGGTATTACGTAGGTCTGATCTTATTCGGGGTGCTCTTATGCTCGCCGATAAATTATAGATATTCGCGGGTAATTTTACTTCATTACTTAACGCCCGGCTTGCATTATATTCCTGGTAGCGGCGATAAAAAAGCTTAA
- a CDS encoding D-alanine--D-alanine ligase has translation MKKTIALLTGGTTGEWVVSVKSAATIAQHMDTDLYEVYKIMLNDKGWFYEPADSVKIEVDKNDFSILLQGRKIKFDGVFIAIHGSPGEDGKLQGYFDMLNIRYTTCDALTSSITMNKGYTKAIVNGIENLKIAKSVQIFKNGNYDIAKIKSDLKLPYFVKPNSGGSSIGMSKVKHADDLEAAVDKAFKEDNQVLIEEFVSGREFSIGVFKAKGEIIVLPTTEVIPANEFFDFEAKYTPGATKEITPGAMSEEEFARVHQIVKDIYMKLNCRGVVRIDYFLEHETSNFYFIEINTIPGQTATSFIPQQVAAMGLTLGQFYTDLITETLG, from the coding sequence ATGAAGAAAACTATTGCTTTATTAACGGGCGGCACTACGGGCGAATGGGTGGTATCGGTAAAAAGTGCGGCCACTATTGCGCAACATATGGATACGGATTTGTATGAGGTGTACAAAATTATGCTCAACGATAAAGGCTGGTTTTACGAGCCTGCGGATTCGGTTAAAATTGAGGTTGATAAAAACGATTTTTCTATCTTGCTCCAAGGTCGGAAAATTAAGTTCGATGGTGTTTTTATTGCCATACACGGTTCGCCGGGCGAGGATGGAAAGCTTCAGGGCTATTTTGATATGCTGAACATTCGGTATACGACCTGCGATGCCTTAACATCATCTATAACGATGAACAAGGGCTATACAAAAGCTATTGTTAACGGAATCGAGAATTTGAAGATTGCGAAATCGGTGCAGATTTTTAAAAATGGTAACTATGATATTGCCAAAATAAAGTCTGATTTAAAACTCCCGTACTTTGTAAAGCCAAACAGCGGGGGAAGCAGCATTGGCATGAGCAAGGTTAAACATGCCGACGACCTGGAAGCGGCTGTTGATAAAGCTTTTAAGGAAGATAACCAGGTGTTGATTGAAGAATTTGTAAGTGGTAGAGAATTTTCTATTGGTGTTTTTAAGGCGAAAGGAGAAATCATTGTGTTGCCGACAACGGAGGTGATTCCGGCAAATGAATTTTTTGATTTTGAGGCAAAATACACCCCGGGCGCTACGAAAGAAATTACCCCAGGGGCAATGAGCGAGGAAGAATTTGCCCGGGTACATCAAATAGTGAAAGATATTTACATGAAATTAAACTGCAGGGGAGTGGTTCGGATTGATTATTTCCTTGAACATGAAACAAGTAACTTCTATTTTATCGAGATAAATACGATACCGGGCCAAACGGCTACGAGTTTTATTCCACAACAGGTTGCGGCCATGGGCTTAACATTAGGCCAGTTTTATACCGACTTAATTACAGAAACCTTGGGTTAA
- a CDS encoding acyl-CoA thioesterase codes for MFTYETKVRVRYAETDQMGVVHHGNYAQYYEIARTECFEACSGMSYEAMEDEGVMLPILEMTSKFLKPARYNQVLTVKSIVKTLPTVRIKVDYEVYNESNELINVASTTLVFVDKATRKPCHPPESFMKNVRTFFNK; via the coding sequence ATGTTTACCTACGAAACTAAAGTTCGGGTTCGCTATGCCGAAACCGACCAAATGGGCGTTGTGCATCATGGCAATTATGCGCAATACTACGAAATTGCACGAACCGAATGTTTTGAAGCCTGTTCCGGCATGTCGTACGAAGCCATGGAAGACGAAGGCGTAATGCTCCCGATTTTGGAGATGACATCTAAATTTTTAAAACCAGCACGCTACAATCAGGTTTTAACTGTAAAATCTATTGTGAAAACGCTGCCAACCGTGCGGATAAAGGTTGATTACGAAGTTTACAATGAAAGCAATGAGCTGATCAATGTGGCATCCACTACGTTGGTATTTGTTGATAAGGCAACGCGAAAGCCATGCCACCCGCCAGAAAGTTTTATGAAAAACGTTCGTACTTTTTTTAACAAATAA